CACAAAGAATCGATACTTGCATACTTTCTAATGTATTGATTAAACAATCAACTTCACGCTCGCTAATAAAATTACGATTGCCAAAACATATTTTAAAACCTTATTCGAAAAATAACCACTGCCGTAATAAGCACCTAACATTCCTCCGAAAACTGCTATTGGCACTAAATAAAAACTTTCTGTTGGAAACGTTTTGTCTTCCATAAAATAACCCGAAAGTCCCGCTACGGAATTGACAAAAATAAACAAACTTGAAATTGCAGCTGTTTCTTTTAACGTTGCCCAACCCAATAACAACAAAATTGGACTCAGGATAATGCCGCCGCCAATGCCCAACATTCCTGATAATAATCCAATTCCAAAACCGATTCCCATCGCAATCGGAATATTAATTTTTACACTTTCTTTTTCTTTAGAATTAAAAAAACCAAACAATCGCAAGGCCGCCAGAATCAATACAATTCCTAACAATATTTTGTAAAAACTATTTTCTAACGGAATCATTCCGCCAATAAAAGCAGCCGGTACCGAAGTTATCGCAAAAGGATAAAACAACTTGAGTTTGAAAAAATCTTTTTTATAATAAAAGAAAAAAGAAATTCCAGAAACAAACAAATTCAACAACAAAGCCGAAGGTTTCATCACCGAAATTGGAAATGCAAAAATCGCCATCAACGCTAAATATCCCGATGCACCGCCGTGTCCCACGCTGGAATACAAAAATGCAACCACCGTCAATAACAGGCTGAATACAATCAAAAAATCGTTATTTAAAAGTGTCATCTGCATCTGTCAATTAATTGGTATAACTAGTACTTCCTGATTTTTTTCAATAGTTATCGAATCAAAAGGCAAACAAATTAAGCCATTCGCTTTCGCAAAAGTGTTTAACATAGCCGAACTTTGACTCTCTAAAACCGTGACTTTTTCATCATCAAAAAACGCTTTCAAAAACAATGTTTTTCCTGATGTATTCTCAAATTGGGTAGTTATTTTTCGGGTGATTTTTGACAAATGAATAGTTTCAAAACCCATACTTATTTTGAGTGCAGGATATACATACACATAAAAACCTGTCAATGTTGACGCAGGATTTCCAGGCAAAGCAAAAACTATTTTTTTATCTTTTTTTCCAAAAAACAAAGGTTTTCCAGGCTTCTGATTAATTTTATAAAATAACTCTTCTACTCCATTTGACAAAAGTGCTTCTTTTACAAAATCATAATCACCTACCGAAATTCCACCGGAAACAAGCACCACATCAAAGTCAGAAAGACACTCTTTTACAGCTTTTTTAGTCGCTTTCAAATTATCTTTAACCCTGATTATTTTTACTTTTTTGATTCCAATTCCTTTCAAAGCAGCTTCCAGCATAACAGAATTACTTTCGTAAATCTTCCCTTTTGGCAGTTGCTTTCCGGGTTTTACCAGCTCATTTCCGGTAACTAAAACTGCTATTTTTGGCTTGGCATATACCGTGATTTCTGTTATTCCCAAACAAGCAAGAAAACCAATGGCCGCAGGATTAATAAGAGTATTTTTTGGTAGGACGAGTTCGTTTTCTTTGATTTGCTCACCTTCATTTCTAACATTTGCAAATCGAGAAGGCATTTTAGTGATTGCTAATGCATCACCGGTTCTTGAAGTGTGCTCTTGCATCACAACCGTATCTAAATGATCCGGAACAAAAGCGCCGGTAAATATCCGAATAGCTTCGTTTTTAGCCAGTTCTATGTTCGAAAAATCGCCTGCTTGTGAGGTACTAACCACATCTAAATGCTGTAATTCACTGTGCAAAAAAGCGTAACCATCCATGGCTGATTGACGAAAAGGCGGCATATTCATTGGCGAATAAATGGCTTCCGCCAAAATAAAACCAAGTGATTTAGACACTTTAATTTTTCTAATGGGCATCTTGCAACTATTCTTTGCAACAACAGATAAGGCTTCTTCGACTTGTATCATAGTACTATCTAATAAAACTAAGTAAAAATACTTATTGCAAATATAAGTAAAATTACTAGGTAACATTCATAATTAACTATAATTACATGCAAAATGAATTTAGAGAGATTTATGCCCGTTTTATTTATGAAAAAAGAACAAAGCAGCTTTCAAATATGAAAAATGTGCAAAAAAGAAATCCCAAAATCTAATAAAAGACGTTGGGATTCGTAGGCTAAATTAAAGTAAAGCTATTTTATTCAAACTCGCTCAATGCTTTTTCGATGATGCCAAGACATTCCTGTATTTGAGTTTCGGTGATTACTAATGGCGGAGCCAATCGGATTTTATTCCCGTGTGTTGGTTTTGCCAATAAGCCATAATCTCTGAATTTCAAACAAATATCCCAAGCTAAATCCGAATCTTCTCCACAATTAATCACAATCGCATTCAGCAATCCTTTTCCTCGAACCAAAGTAATCAAAGGGTTTCTGGAAGCAATATCATTTAATCCTTTGCGCAAAATAACGCCCAAACGTTCCGCATTTTGTGCTAAATTTTCGTCTTTAACCACTTCAAGTGCTGCAATGGCAACAGCTGCTGCAACGGGGTTTCCACCAAATGTAGAACCATGTTGCCCCGGTTTGATGACATTCATTATTTCGTTATTGGCCAAAACTGCCGAAACTGGATATACTCCACCAGAAATCGCTTTTCCTAAAATAAGGATATCCGGTTTTACTTCAGGTTTGTTTTCGCATCCTTTTTCGCAAGAACAATTTCCACAAGTCGCTAATAATCGTCCTGTTCTAGCAATTCCAGTTTGTACCTCATCAGCAATAAATAAAGCGTTATGCTCCGCACAAAGGGCTTTGGCTTTGGCCAAATAATCATCGGCTGGAACATAAACCCCAGCTTCTCCTTGAATAGGTTCTACTAGAAATCCGGCAATATTTTTGGTTGATTTCAACACAGCCGACAACGCTTCGATATCATCATAAGGAATTTTTATAAATCCTGCAGTAAACGGTCCAAAACTTTTACGCGCACTCTCATCATTAGAAAAGGAAATAATAGTAGTGGTTCGCCCGTGAAAATTATTTTCACAAACAATAATTTGTGCTTCATTTTCAGGAATACCTTTTACTTCATACGCCCATTTTCTACATAATTTAAGGGCGGTTTCTACCGCTTCGGCACCAGTATTCATGGGTAATACTTTATCAAAACCAAAATAATTGGTTACATATTCTTCGTAAACGCCCAATTGATCGTTATAAAAAGCACGTGAAGTTAAAGTCAGTGTTTGCGCTTGTTTTACCATTGCTCCAATAATTTTTGGATGACAATGTCCTTGATTTACGGCAGAATACGCAGATAGAAAATCATAGTATTTTTTCCCGTCAACATCCCAAACATAAACGCCTTCACCTCGCTCTAAAACTACGGGCAAAGGATGGTAATTGTGCGCTCCGTATTGATTTTCTTTAGCAATTAAAGCTTCCGATTTTGAGGAAAGGATTTGTTCTGTAGGTGTCATGGTGATTCTTTTTTTTAAATCTTAAAGTGCAAAAGTACTGAAAATATTTTATTTTAACACGAATATCAACTATTTTGACTTTTAAAAAACAATATATTAAAAATTATTCTTTAATTTGTTTAAAAATAAGTCATTTTGTAATTTTAGTTGTTCGGTTTTTAAAGCTATTTTTAATTTGAACAAAAAACAATTACTTTTATACTTGCTCAAAAAAGTGATTTTAACTTAAAAACAACCGAAAAATGGATGCTTTAGACGAATTCGATATCAATATTATAAAAGAATTAGAAAAAGACGGAAGAATGGCTTACTCTGCCATAGCCACTAATTTGAAAATATCAAATACGATGGTGCATCAACGCATTAACCGATTAACCGAACAAGGAATTCTCGCCGGAATAAGACCCATTATAAACGAAAAGAAAATAGGATACGATTGGGCTTCTTTCACCGGAATAACCTTAAATAAAGATCCCGATTCAATACAAGTAATCGAAGCCTTAAAAAACATTCCCGAAATCACAGAATGTTACTATGTTACAGGTTCTTTCACGCTTTATATAAAAATAATTGCCAAAAATCATGAACACATGAGGAAGATTCTTTACGAAAAAATCGACAACATTCCCGGAATTGCCAAAACTGATTCTATCATAGAATTAGGTTGTGCATTTAAACGCAACGTAACATTATAAACTTAAAATCTGAAAATAACCCCTAAAATAAAAACGAATGAAAATCACTGTTCTTCTCCCAAAAAATTATTTTAAAATCATACTTATTTTCGTTCTCTTTTTATTCTCTACCAGCATTCAAGCGCAAAATCCAAAAGGGAAATTATTTATCATTGGTGGTGGTAATCGCTCGGATGCCTTGATGACACAGCTAATAAGCATTTCTGATTTAGAGAAAAAGGATTTTGTAGTCGTCCTGCCCATGTCAAGCGAAGAACCGGACAGCGCGTATATTTATTTCAAAGAGCAGTTTCAAAAACTGACGCCGCATCCTATTATTATGATGAATTTTGATAAAAATACAGCCAATAATAAAACCTTAACCGACTCACTACAAAAAGCAAAACTTATCTTCATTAGTGGCGGCGATCAAACCCGATTTATGAATGTGGTATACAACACACCAATTTATACCGCCATTCACAAAGCCTATCAAAACGGAAGTACGATTGCCGGAACAAGTGCCGGAGCTGCTGTAATGTCTGAAAAAATGATTACCGGAAATCAAAAATTAGAAAAAGAATATTCTGGAACTTTTGACAACATCCGATACGACAATTTAGAAACCACCGAAGGTTTAGGACTAATCACAAACGCCATCATCGACCAACATTTCTTAAAAAGAAGCCGTTACAACCGCTTGATTTCAGCAATGGTCGAATTCCCCAATCTTACCGGAATTGGTATTGACGAAAGTACCGCCATTATTGTTCACAACAACGAAATTGAAGTGGCCGGTGAAAGCGAAGTTATTGTCCTTAAAAATCCAAAAGGAGTTCAAAAAACTAAAAACAACTTGATTTCCATAAAAGGTCTTGATATGAGTATTTACAATGCAGGACAAAAATTTAAAGTGAAATAAAAATGACTGCTAACAAGTACGGTATTCAATTAAGCATACTGTTTTTATGCATTGGTTTGCAGGCTTTCGCCCAAAAAACACCAACTGCCGAAAACAAAAGACTCGAAAAACAAGCCCAAAGAGTAACTATTATTCGAGACAATTGGGGCATTGCACATGTGTATGGCAAAACCGATGCCGATGCCGTTTTTGGGATGCTTTACGCACAATGTGAAGATGATTTTCAACGGGTGGAAATGAACTATATTGACAAACTGGGTCGTCTTGCAGAAATAAAAGGACAATCGGTTTTATACAATGATTTAGAAACCCGATTACTGATTGATGCGGACGAAGCTAAAGCCGATTATAAAAAAGCGGCTCCTTGGTTGAAAAAATTATTAAACAGTTATGCCGACGGAATTAACTATTATTTACACAAACATCCGGAAGTAAAACCGGCGTTACTGACTCATTTTGAACCTTGGTTCCCGCTGTTGTGGACCGACGGAAGCATTGGAGCCATTAGCACTGCAGATCTTTCTACGGCCGAATTGAAAGCTTTTTATTCCGGAAATTCAGATAAAGTAGCGTTTATCGAAAGAGAAAAAATAGTAGAAACCGGTTCCAACGGATTTGCAATAGCGCCTTCAAAATCCGCATCCGGAAATGCACTTTTATATATTAATCCACACACTACATTTTATTTCAGACCCGAAATACAAGTCAGCAGCGAAGAAGGACTCAACGCTTATGGTGCGGTAACTTGGGGACAATTTTTCATATACCAAGGATTTAACGATAATTGTGGCTGGATGCACACCTCAAATAATGTAGATGTTGCTGATATGTATGCCGAAAAAATCAGTACTAAAAACAACAAACTTTATTACGAATACGAAGCCCAATTACGTCCTGTTACGGAAAAAAAAATTACCATTAATTATCTGGAAAACGGAAAACTAATCGCTAAAGAATTCAAAACCTATTTCACCCATCACGGTCCTATAATGGCACAACGAGATGGAAAATGGATTAGTTTAAAATCGAATAATCGTTCGATGAACAGTTTGGTTCAAAGTTGGGTCAGAACAAAGTCTAAAGATTTTGAAGCCTACAAAAAAGCAATGGATCTCAAAGCAAACACATCAAACAATACTGTTTATGCAGACAGCAAAGGAAATATTGCTTATTGGCACGGGAATTTTATACCCATTAGAGATAAAAACCTGAATTGGTCTAAAGTGGTTGATGGCACCACCGCCACAACTGAATGGAAAGGATTACACGACGTTTCCCAAATGGTTCATCTATACAATCCTACTAACGGCTGGCTTCAAAATTGCAATTCTACCCCTTATTCTGTTGCAGGGGAAAACAGTCCAAAAGAAGAAAATTACCTTCCCTACATGGCACCAGATGGCGAAAATTTCAGAGGAATAAATGCCGTTCGGATTTTTAGCCAAGGAAATCAATACACATTAGACAAAATTATTGCCGACGGATACAACTCTAAATTGTCCGCTTTTGAAATCTTAATTCCAACCTTAATTACTGCTTTTGAAAATAATTTAAAATCAGAAAATCCATCTTACAAAGATTTATCGGAACCAATTACTGTTTTGAAAAACTGGGATTATTATGCCAATGCAAATTCTGTTGCTACAACATTAGCTAACGAATGGGCATTTAAATTGGATCCTGTTCTCCAAAGAGTTTATATTGACGAAGGCGAATTAGACCAAGTCGAGAACACCAAATTATTTGCAAAAAATGCTACGCAGGAACAATTGCTGCCTCAACTTCAGATGGTAATCAATGAATTGAAAACTAAATTTGGAACCTGGCAAATTCCATGGGGAGACCTGAACAGGTTCCAACGTGCATCGGGAGACATTGACCTTGATTATAATGATGCTGCGGAAAGTTTACCAATAGGAAATACTTCGGTACTTTGGGGTTGTTTGCCTGCTTTCAAAAGTTCGTACCAAAAGGACACCAAAAAAAGATACGGATACAGTGGCAATAGCTTTATATGTGCCGTAGAATTTGGACCTAAAATAAAAGCTAAATCACTGTTAGCAGGAGGAAACAGCGGAGATCCAAAATCGAAACATTTTAACGATCAGGCCGAAATGTACCAAAA
This region of Flavobacterium lacustre genomic DNA includes:
- a CDS encoding sulfite exporter TauE/SafE family protein, yielding MQMTLLNNDFLIVFSLLLTVVAFLYSSVGHGGASGYLALMAIFAFPISVMKPSALLLNLFVSGISFFFYYKKDFFKLKLFYPFAITSVPAAFIGGMIPLENSFYKILLGIVLILAALRLFGFFNSKEKESVKINIPIAMGIGFGIGLLSGMLGIGGGIILSPILLLLGWATLKETAAISSLFIFVNSVAGLSGYFMEDKTFPTESFYLVPIAVFGGMLGAYYGSGYFSNKVLKYVLAIVILLASVKLIV
- a CDS encoding molybdopterin molybdotransferase MoeA, giving the protein MIQVEEALSVVAKNSCKMPIRKIKVSKSLGFILAEAIYSPMNMPPFRQSAMDGYAFLHSELQHLDVVSTSQAGDFSNIELAKNEAIRIFTGAFVPDHLDTVVMQEHTSRTGDALAITKMPSRFANVRNEGEQIKENELVLPKNTLINPAAIGFLACLGITEITVYAKPKIAVLVTGNELVKPGKQLPKGKIYESNSVMLEAALKGIGIKKVKIIRVKDNLKATKKAVKECLSDFDVVLVSGGISVGDYDFVKEALLSNGVEELFYKINQKPGKPLFFGKKDKKIVFALPGNPASTLTGFYVYVYPALKISMGFETIHLSKITRKITTQFENTSGKTLFLKAFFDDEKVTVLESQSSAMLNTFAKANGLICLPFDSITIEKNQEVLVIPIN
- the rocD gene encoding ornithine--oxo-acid transaminase, which produces MTPTEQILSSKSEALIAKENQYGAHNYHPLPVVLERGEGVYVWDVDGKKYYDFLSAYSAVNQGHCHPKIIGAMVKQAQTLTLTSRAFYNDQLGVYEEYVTNYFGFDKVLPMNTGAEAVETALKLCRKWAYEVKGIPENEAQIIVCENNFHGRTTTIISFSNDESARKSFGPFTAGFIKIPYDDIEALSAVLKSTKNIAGFLVEPIQGEAGVYVPADDYLAKAKALCAEHNALFIADEVQTGIARTGRLLATCGNCSCEKGCENKPEVKPDILILGKAISGGVYPVSAVLANNEIMNVIKPGQHGSTFGGNPVAAAVAIAALEVVKDENLAQNAERLGVILRKGLNDIASRNPLITLVRGKGLLNAIVINCGEDSDLAWDICLKFRDYGLLAKPTHGNKIRLAPPLVITETQIQECLGIIEKALSEFE
- a CDS encoding Lrp/AsnC family transcriptional regulator — protein: MDALDEFDINIIKELEKDGRMAYSAIATNLKISNTMVHQRINRLTEQGILAGIRPIINEKKIGYDWASFTGITLNKDPDSIQVIEALKNIPEITECYYVTGSFTLYIKIIAKNHEHMRKILYEKIDNIPGIAKTDSIIELGCAFKRNVTL
- a CDS encoding cyanophycinase produces the protein MKITVLLPKNYFKIILIFVLFLFSTSIQAQNPKGKLFIIGGGNRSDALMTQLISISDLEKKDFVVVLPMSSEEPDSAYIYFKEQFQKLTPHPIIMMNFDKNTANNKTLTDSLQKAKLIFISGGDQTRFMNVVYNTPIYTAIHKAYQNGSTIAGTSAGAAVMSEKMITGNQKLEKEYSGTFDNIRYDNLETTEGLGLITNAIIDQHFLKRSRYNRLISAMVEFPNLTGIGIDESTAIIVHNNEIEVAGESEVIVLKNPKGVQKTKNNLISIKGLDMSIYNAGQKFKVK
- a CDS encoding penicillin acylase family protein, coding for MTANKYGIQLSILFLCIGLQAFAQKTPTAENKRLEKQAQRVTIIRDNWGIAHVYGKTDADAVFGMLYAQCEDDFQRVEMNYIDKLGRLAEIKGQSVLYNDLETRLLIDADEAKADYKKAAPWLKKLLNSYADGINYYLHKHPEVKPALLTHFEPWFPLLWTDGSIGAISTADLSTAELKAFYSGNSDKVAFIEREKIVETGSNGFAIAPSKSASGNALLYINPHTTFYFRPEIQVSSEEGLNAYGAVTWGQFFIYQGFNDNCGWMHTSNNVDVADMYAEKISTKNNKLYYEYEAQLRPVTEKKITINYLENGKLIAKEFKTYFTHHGPIMAQRDGKWISLKSNNRSMNSLVQSWVRTKSKDFEAYKKAMDLKANTSNNTVYADSKGNIAYWHGNFIPIRDKNLNWSKVVDGTTATTEWKGLHDVSQMVHLYNPTNGWLQNCNSTPYSVAGENSPKEENYLPYMAPDGENFRGINAVRIFSQGNQYTLDKIIADGYNSKLSAFEILIPTLITAFENNLKSENPSYKDLSEPITVLKNWDYYANANSVATTLANEWAFKLDPVLQRVYIDEGELDQVENTKLFAKNATQEQLLPQLQMVINELKTKFGTWQIPWGDLNRFQRASGDIDLDYNDAAESLPIGNTSVLWGCLPAFKSSYQKDTKKRYGYSGNSFICAVEFGPKIKAKSLLAGGNSGDPKSKHFNDQAEMYQKGQFKDVLFYKEDVQKNAERTYHPGE